The following coding sequences lie in one Candidatus Methylomirabilota bacterium genomic window:
- a CDS encoding biotin-dependent carboxyltransferase family protein, with protein MIRILEPGPLTTVQDRGRFGQLRYGIPPSGPVDRRAFAIANRLVGNDDTAAALECTYMGPRFEVDEACAIAVTGAPAPVTVNREPAPGWTTIVLRPGDQVRVGAPKAGVYSYIAFSGGIDVPVVFGSRATYIRGRLGGVEGRGVRAGDVLKSGPASAPERRRTVDPRSIPDFVGEPQIRVVLGPQADRFTEDGIAALLGGAYEMLPQSDRMGARLRGPRIGHVRGHDIISDGIPLGGIQVPGDGQPIVLLVDRQSTGGYTKVATVCSIDIARLGQVKPGQRLTFRAIDVAEAHHLLREDAAFLARAVREEKP; from the coding sequence GGGACCGGTGGACCGACGGGCGTTCGCGATCGCCAATCGGCTCGTCGGCAACGACGACACGGCGGCCGCGCTCGAGTGCACGTACATGGGGCCGCGCTTCGAGGTCGACGAGGCCTGCGCGATCGCCGTGACGGGCGCCCCGGCCCCGGTGACGGTGAATCGGGAACCGGCGCCGGGGTGGACGACGATCGTGCTCCGCCCGGGCGACCAGGTCCGCGTCGGCGCCCCGAAGGCGGGGGTGTACAGCTACATCGCATTCTCGGGAGGGATCGACGTGCCGGTCGTCTTCGGCTCACGCGCCACGTACATCCGCGGTCGCCTGGGCGGCGTGGAGGGGCGCGGCGTGCGCGCCGGCGATGTTCTGAAGTCCGGGCCGGCATCGGCGCCAGAGCGGCGGCGTACGGTCGACCCCCGATCCATTCCCGACTTCGTCGGCGAGCCGCAGATCCGCGTCGTGCTCGGACCGCAGGCCGATCGCTTCACCGAGGACGGCATCGCGGCGCTGCTCGGCGGCGCGTACGAGATGCTGCCGCAGTCCGATCGCATGGGCGCGCGGCTGCGCGGCCCCCGCATCGGCCATGTGCGGGGGCACGACATCATCTCGGACGGCATTCCGCTCGGCGGCATCCAGGTGCCCGGCGACGGGCAGCCGATCGTCTTGCTGGTTGACCGGCAATCGACGGGTGGGTACACGAAGGTGGCGACAGTGTGTTCGATCGACATCGCACGGCTCGGCCAGGTGAAGCCAGGCCAGCGGCTGACCTTCCGCGCGATCGACGTCGCGGAAGCTCACCACCTGTTGCGAGAGGACGCGGCGTTCCTCGCACGGGCGGTGAGGGAGGAGAAGCCATGA